In Paenibacillus sp. 1781tsa1, one DNA window encodes the following:
- a CDS encoding response regulator → MYRVLLVDDEEDVREGLVVEVDWEALDLRIVGLAENGREALEMAERVEPDIVVTDISMPFMNGLELAQRLRKRNPLVKVVILTGYDEFDYARQAISLSVDEYLLKPFSAGHLTELLTRLRAQMAAEVAEREDVQQLREHYHTSLPLLQADLMATLLHRQKSSTYIHSKAKQCGLDLTGKRYGVSVLTLHMEGDVQKEKPEGAFNEPPQRHNLTTSEEADQYQSEVSVPGSSLRQSEDAELKRFAALNIAAEVWAEHGAGHAFMHQETIVLLYVDRSGGIDGAKRQQKALENVMRSINHYLRIPATVGSGQIVDTLAEVNQAYEDALLALDYRLVPGTDSIIYIADVERQTAGKLRFDELKQQTLTRCLKAGTQVELEEALAIIFREITVEHGRSDIQLYLIEVLTTVWKAAQASGEEMEDIFGAGFQLYADLFRLPGLTEAQKKVQEVCLLVQHRIASGRQHVYKDIVEQALVFTKEHYADPDLSIQKVCGHLHISSGYFCGIFKKEVQLTFLQYLMQIRMEAARELLRSTELKSFEIAEQVGFAEPNYFSFCFKKHIGVSPKEYRKQASQAASEGSLR, encoded by the coding sequence GTGTACCGGGTACTGCTGGTGGATGATGAAGAAGATGTGCGCGAAGGACTTGTTGTAGAGGTCGATTGGGAAGCGCTCGATCTGCGGATTGTCGGTTTGGCTGAGAATGGGCGGGAAGCATTGGAGATGGCGGAGCGGGTGGAGCCGGATATTGTGGTGACCGATATCAGCATGCCCTTCATGAATGGTTTGGAACTCGCGCAAAGATTGAGGAAGCGAAATCCACTTGTGAAGGTAGTCATTTTGACTGGATATGATGAATTTGATTATGCGAGGCAAGCCATCTCGTTAAGTGTGGATGAATATCTATTGAAGCCGTTCTCGGCAGGACATCTCACCGAACTGCTCACAAGACTGCGCGCCCAGATGGCGGCTGAAGTGGCCGAGCGTGAAGATGTACAGCAACTGCGTGAGCACTATCATACCAGCTTGCCGTTATTGCAGGCAGATCTGATGGCGACCTTGCTCCATCGGCAGAAATCCTCGACATATATTCATAGTAAAGCTAAACAATGCGGATTGGATCTGACGGGAAAACGCTATGGGGTGTCCGTATTGACACTGCACATGGAAGGAGATGTGCAAAAGGAGAAACCTGAGGGAGCATTCAACGAGCCTCCGCAGCGACATAACCTAACAACATCTGAGGAAGCGGATCAGTATCAGTCTGAGGTATCCGTTCCCGGAAGCTCATTGCGTCAATCGGAAGATGCTGAACTGAAACGCTTTGCGGCACTTAACATTGCGGCAGAGGTCTGGGCGGAACACGGGGCTGGTCATGCCTTTATGCATCAGGAGACGATTGTCCTGCTCTATGTGGATCGCTCGGGCGGTATAGATGGAGCGAAGCGGCAACAGAAGGCTTTGGAAAATGTGATGCGAAGCATCAATCACTACTTACGTATCCCCGCTACGGTGGGATCTGGTCAGATTGTGGATACACTTGCGGAGGTGAATCAGGCCTATGAAGATGCCCTGTTGGCATTGGATTATCGGCTTGTGCCCGGAACGGATTCTATCATATATATCGCGGATGTAGAGCGACAGACTGCGGGCAAGCTGCGGTTCGACGAGTTGAAGCAGCAGACGCTGACACGTTGCCTAAAGGCGGGTACACAAGTGGAGCTGGAGGAAGCACTTGCGATCATTTTCCGGGAAATTACAGTGGAACATGGGCGAAGTGATATTCAGCTCTATCTAATTGAAGTATTAACAACAGTATGGAAGGCAGCACAGGCATCAGGAGAAGAGATGGAAGACATCTTTGGTGCAGGGTTCCAGTTGTATGCGGATTTGTTCCGATTGCCGGGTCTTACTGAGGCACAGAAGAAGGTACAGGAGGTCTGTCTACTCGTACAACATCGCATTGCGAGCGGACGGCAGCATGTATACAAGGATATTGTCGAGCAGGCGTTAGTTTTTACCAAAGAGCATTATGCCGACCCGGACCTGTCCATTCAGAAGGTGTGCGGGCATTTGCATATCAGCTCCGGTTATTTTTGCGGCATTTTCAAAAAAGAAGTGCAACTTACCTTCCTGCAATACCTGATGCAGATCCGAATGGAGGCAGCGCGTGAACTGCTTCGCTCGACAGAGCTGAAGTCGTTTGAGATTGCGGAGCAAGTTGGCTTTGCTGAACCCAATTACTTCAGTTTTTGTTTCAAAAAACATATTGGCGTCTCGCCCAAAGAATATCGTAAACAGGCTTCCCAGGCAGCAAGTGAAGGTTCACTCCGATGA
- a CDS encoding sensor histidine kinase translates to MGVHARTRLRSSRVSSIRFIITWSFSVFIVLVLTIMAMLLHDKFTQAAERSAELTTRQIVDQVSYNLEDYVRSMSHLYRAIEEHMLRDGTWEGELVDKQLDTLLSSREDIISITLLDSTGKLLKNRPTAELKPSAHVTQQGWFQSALRVPDHLSFSLPHIQNMYTGPYKWVVSMSKGITIRKNGQDRQVILLVDINFKQMDELSRRVSLGQRGYVYIIDESAGNIVYHPQQQLMYMGLKSENIEQALVASGSYEDEADGQKRLNTVKSVANIGWKIVGVAYLDEIMTTRQEVNGYLIRVLIVVLVLVILVSLFLSSSLTRPIRRMERKMKAVERGDFNVELPTTGPLEVERLSRRFNLMVNKIRTLMDEIIHEQEQKRRLELEALQAQINPHFLYNTLNSVVRMVGMSRNEEVITMITSLSRLFRISLSQGKTIITIREELEHAQHYLTIQQMRFKRKFNFNIKADETLLECLTLKLVLQPLIENAIVHGIEYHMDEGSIEVDVYREHNKLVFRITDNGVGMTEEQMSGLLSGRPVVKSGAGSGVAVRNVHDRIRLYYGEGYGLEFASELEEGTTVWVRIPIQSQQKEGEPDDRQPI, encoded by the coding sequence ATGGGAGTTCATGCGCGCACTCGTCTACGTTCGTCCAGGGTCAGCAGTATCCGGTTTATTATTACGTGGTCTTTCTCCGTCTTCATCGTTCTGGTGCTGACCATCATGGCAATGCTTCTGCATGACAAATTCACGCAGGCTGCCGAGCGAAGTGCGGAACTGACGACGAGACAGATTGTGGATCAGGTCAGTTATAACCTGGAGGATTACGTGCGCAGTATGTCTCATCTGTACCGTGCCATTGAGGAACATATGCTGCGTGACGGGACATGGGAAGGGGAACTGGTGGACAAACAGCTCGACACACTGCTCAGCAGTCGTGAAGATATCATCTCGATTACTCTGCTCGATTCCACGGGGAAATTGCTCAAGAACCGACCTACAGCTGAACTAAAACCGAGTGCCCATGTGACACAGCAAGGGTGGTTTCAGTCTGCGCTTCGTGTGCCGGATCACCTGAGTTTCTCGTTACCTCATATTCAGAACATGTACACAGGCCCATATAAATGGGTCGTTTCCATGAGCAAAGGCATAACGATACGGAAAAATGGTCAGGATCGACAGGTTATCTTGCTGGTCGATATCAATTTCAAACAGATGGATGAACTGAGCCGTCGGGTCAGTCTGGGGCAACGGGGATACGTCTATATCATTGATGAGAGCGCGGGCAATATCGTGTACCATCCGCAGCAGCAATTGATGTATATGGGACTCAAAAGCGAGAATATCGAACAGGCTTTGGTGGCTTCCGGCAGTTATGAAGATGAGGCAGATGGACAGAAAAGGCTGAATACCGTAAAGTCCGTTGCCAATATCGGGTGGAAAATCGTCGGTGTTGCCTATTTGGATGAGATTATGACAACGCGCCAGGAGGTCAATGGATATCTCATTCGTGTATTGATCGTTGTGCTGGTGCTGGTCATTCTCGTATCGCTGTTTCTTTCCTCCAGTCTGACTCGTCCGATCCGGCGAATGGAACGTAAGATGAAGGCTGTGGAACGCGGGGATTTCAACGTGGAGTTGCCTACGACTGGGCCGCTTGAAGTGGAACGTCTATCCCGTCGCTTCAACCTGATGGTCAACAAAATCCGAACCCTGATGGATGAGATCATCCATGAACAGGAACAGAAGCGTCGTCTGGAGCTGGAAGCCTTGCAGGCGCAGATCAACCCGCATTTTTTGTATAATACGCTGAATTCCGTGGTGCGCATGGTAGGCATGAGCCGCAATGAGGAAGTGATCACGATGATCACGTCTCTTTCGCGCCTGTTCCGCATCAGTCTCAGTCAAGGTAAAACGATTATCACGATCAGGGAAGAGCTGGAGCATGCGCAGCATTATTTGACGATTCAACAGATGAGATTCAAGCGCAAATTCAACTTTAACATCAAGGCAGATGAGACGCTCCTGGAATGCCTGACATTAAAGCTGGTGCTTCAACCCCTGATTGAGAACGCCATTGTACATGGCATCGAGTACCACATGGACGAAGGAAGTATTGAGGTCGATGTTTATCGGGAGCACAACAAGCTGGTGTTTCGGATTACAGATAATGGGGTTGGTATGACGGAAGAACAGATGTCGGGATTATTAAGTGGCCGTCCTGTGGTCAAAAGCGGTGCAGGCTCAGGCGTAGCGGTACGCAATGTACATGACCGAATCCGGCTTTATTATGGGGAGGGCTACGGTCTTGAGTTTGCAAGTGAGCTGGAAGAAGGCACCACGGTCTGGGTTCGGATCCCCATTCAATCGCAGCAGAAGGAGGGCGAGCCTGATGACAGACAACCAATTTAA
- a CDS encoding galactose ABC transporter substrate-binding protein has protein sequence MKKTWMTLLITACMVVAAGCSSGGDSAGGSTGTDTGGQTAAGTETPKIGVAIYKFDDTFMTGVRNAMTAAAEGIATLDIVDSQNAQPTQNEKVDLFVSKKYNAMAVNPVDRTAAGVIIDKAKAANIPVVFLNREPVAEDMNKWDKVYYVGAKAEESGTISGQLIVDYWKAHPEADKNGDGKLQYVMLKGEPGHQDAELRTKYSVQAIQDAGIEVEALAEDTAMWDRVKGQEKMQAFLASHGDKIEAVLANNDDMALGAIEALKAAGYFKDGKSMPVVGVDATAPAIQALQDGTMLGTVLNDAKNQGAATVALASVLAKGETPTKENTKYDITDGKYVWIAYKKITKDNIADAQ, from the coding sequence ATGAAGAAAACATGGATGACACTGTTGATTACAGCATGTATGGTTGTGGCGGCGGGGTGTAGCAGCGGTGGAGACAGCGCGGGTGGAAGTACGGGAACAGATACAGGAGGCCAAACAGCAGCCGGTACGGAAACGCCCAAGATTGGTGTCGCTATCTACAAATTCGATGATACTTTCATGACGGGTGTGCGTAATGCGATGACCGCAGCAGCGGAAGGCATTGCGACTCTGGATATCGTGGATAGCCAGAATGCACAGCCAACCCAGAACGAAAAGGTTGATCTGTTTGTGTCCAAGAAATACAATGCCATGGCCGTGAATCCGGTGGACCGGACGGCGGCAGGTGTCATCATTGACAAGGCCAAGGCAGCGAACATTCCAGTGGTATTCCTTAACCGTGAGCCCGTAGCTGAAGATATGAACAAGTGGGATAAGGTGTACTACGTAGGAGCAAAAGCAGAGGAGTCCGGTACGATCTCTGGACAGCTGATTGTGGATTACTGGAAAGCACATCCGGAAGCAGACAAAAACGGCGATGGCAAGCTGCAATACGTCATGCTGAAAGGGGAACCGGGTCACCAGGATGCAGAGCTTCGGACCAAATATTCGGTTCAGGCGATCCAGGATGCCGGTATTGAAGTGGAAGCGCTGGCGGAAGACACGGCGATGTGGGACCGCGTGAAGGGGCAGGAGAAAATGCAGGCGTTCCTGGCATCCCATGGCGACAAGATTGAAGCCGTTCTCGCAAACAATGATGACATGGCCCTGGGAGCCATTGAGGCATTGAAAGCAGCCGGTTACTTCAAGGATGGCAAATCGATGCCGGTTGTAGGTGTGGATGCAACAGCTCCAGCCATTCAGGCTCTACAGGATGGAACGATGCTAGGCACGGTGCTCAATGATGCCAAGAATCAGGGTGCAGCTACGGTGGCACTGGCTTCCGTACTAGCCAAAGGTGAAACTCCAACGAAGGAAAATACCAAATACGATATTACCGATGGTAAATACGTCTGGATTGCATACAAAAAGATTACCAAAGACAACATTGCCGACGCCCAATAA
- a CDS encoding tyrosine-type recombinase/integrase: MNQSSGISVQREPTIEEFIHMLANEDELHPKTVKEYASDLKHFIEWYKESTLLGEKVTLRIEDIDTSTLVNYREDSHKVMLLKPATINRRLITLKRFFKWAVLESRLNHDPSKALKFIPEDKVSPRRMTSEEEEAFLAAVEYGNSLRDQTILTLMFHTGLRTMEVCNLTPHDIELGRRSGYLTVRADKRNRQRKIPLNMQCIVLLNQYLSDHATERAYLFPSEKTNDRLTERALRHLIKKVMIAAGLEGLSSHDLRHRFGYAMAEHTPLHRLAEMMGHTNPDTTMIYVKALSTNQR, from the coding sequence ATGAATCAGTCATCAGGGATTTCGGTGCAGCGGGAACCGACGATAGAAGAATTCATTCATATGCTTGCCAATGAGGATGAATTGCATCCCAAAACCGTGAAGGAATATGCAAGTGATCTGAAGCACTTTATCGAATGGTACAAGGAAAGCACCCTGCTCGGGGAAAAGGTTACATTGCGAATTGAAGACATAGATACATCTACTTTAGTCAATTATCGTGAAGATTCACACAAGGTTATGTTATTGAAGCCTGCCACCATTAACCGGAGGCTGATTACGCTGAAGCGTTTTTTCAAATGGGCTGTCCTGGAATCCAGACTCAATCATGACCCTTCCAAAGCATTAAAATTCATTCCGGAAGACAAAGTTAGTCCACGCCGAATGACTTCCGAAGAAGAAGAGGCGTTCCTCGCGGCAGTGGAGTACGGCAACTCCCTTCGTGATCAGACCATCCTGACCCTTATGTTTCACACAGGCTTGCGAACGATGGAGGTATGCAATCTTACGCCTCATGATATCGAACTTGGTAGACGAAGTGGTTACCTGACAGTGAGAGCCGATAAACGCAACCGGCAGCGTAAAATCCCTTTGAATATGCAGTGTATTGTATTGTTGAATCAGTATTTATCTGATCATGCTACCGAACGTGCTTACCTTTTTCCTTCGGAGAAGACAAACGATCGTTTAACAGAGAGAGCACTGCGCCATCTGATAAAAAAAGTAATGATTGCAGCAGGGCTGGAAGGACTGAGTTCACACGACCTGCGTCATCGTTTTGGCTACGCCATGGCAGAGCATACGCCACTGCACCGTTTGGCGGAGATGATGGGACACACCAATCCAGATACGACAATGATTTATGTGAAAGCATTAAGTACGAATCAGCGGTGA
- a CDS encoding HU family DNA-binding protein, with product MDKEQLITEVAKAGGFSKKNAEKAVTVVLDSILEALKEGKEVQLVGFGKFEVQKREARTGRSRRTGKEIQLPAGKVPVFTAGLSMKEALN from the coding sequence ATGGATAAAGAACAATTGATCACAGAAGTAGCTAAGGCTGGCGGTTTCTCCAAGAAGAATGCTGAAAAAGCGGTAACCGTTGTACTGGACTCAATTCTTGAAGCTCTCAAAGAAGGTAAAGAAGTTCAACTGGTTGGATTCGGGAAATTTGAAGTACAGAAGCGTGAGGCAAGAACGGGAAGAAGTCGGAGAACAGGCAAAGAAATTCAACTACCTGCAGGTAAAGTTCCTGTATTCACAGCAGGTTTAAGCATGAAAGAAGCTTTAAATTAA
- a CDS encoding methyl-accepting chemotaxis protein, producing the protein MRSMSIGTKISLIVISIFIVFSSAVAVSVIMEMRQGITTFATEKAKRDLEMANHIITYKYPGDWAIKDGQLFKGDTALEGNFELVDEIGQASGDTVTIFRGDERVATNVMVDGKRAVGTKVSEEVAQTVLQQGEKYFGEAVVVGQKYQTAYEPIKNASGEIIGIFYVGASQSLIDVIISSFLKTFLIVFLLAMLVAITLILWYVRRVRVRIERVSVAIKRAGTGDFTQPVVDNVKDEIGMLGTGYNEMRSNLQMIIQGGLQAAEKAEHSTGLLLKIADQTAKESAQIASSVEQVAQGAERQTVSTEENLQAMEEVAIGVQRMADKASSISESALYSRKQAETGGEAVQLTVQQMSTIESSVIRTDEVIRLLEGKSAQISQMVSTIHEIANQTNLLALNASIEAARAGEHGRGFAVVSTEVRKLAEQAGDSSDRIEQLVEAMEQDMKQSLSAMSRVKDDVQEGLRLTRETEQNFSLIRDTNLHMATEIEDMAATSEEMSAGVEQIVASVHEIARHAQTASNHSQQAAGSVHEQLKSVEQIKASAAILSDVSSELQTSLSPFKI; encoded by the coding sequence ATGCGAAGCATGAGCATCGGTACCAAAATCAGTTTGATCGTTATCAGTATATTTATCGTCTTCTCCTCAGCTGTGGCGGTAAGTGTAATCATGGAGATGAGACAGGGGATTACGACATTCGCTACAGAGAAGGCGAAGCGAGATTTGGAGATGGCGAATCATATCATTACATATAAGTATCCAGGAGATTGGGCCATCAAAGACGGTCAGTTATTCAAGGGAGATACTGCATTGGAAGGCAACTTTGAACTGGTGGATGAGATTGGACAAGCATCCGGGGACACGGTAACGATCTTCCGAGGTGACGAACGTGTTGCAACAAATGTTATGGTGGATGGGAAGCGTGCTGTTGGCACGAAGGTATCGGAAGAGGTTGCCCAGACCGTTTTGCAGCAAGGGGAAAAATACTTCGGTGAAGCCGTGGTTGTGGGTCAGAAATATCAAACGGCCTATGAACCCATCAAGAATGCATCTGGGGAGATTATCGGCATTTTCTATGTTGGTGCTTCTCAATCATTAATTGATGTGATTATCTCCTCGTTCCTCAAGACATTCCTGATCGTATTCCTGCTCGCAATGTTGGTCGCAATTACCCTGATCCTGTGGTACGTTCGCAGGGTGAGAGTAAGGATCGAACGGGTATCCGTGGCAATTAAGCGGGCGGGCACAGGTGATTTTACACAGCCTGTAGTCGATAACGTCAAAGATGAAATTGGCATGCTGGGCACGGGATACAATGAGATGAGAAGCAATCTGCAGATGATCATTCAGGGTGGACTTCAAGCTGCGGAGAAAGCAGAGCATTCGACCGGGCTGCTCCTGAAGATTGCGGATCAAACAGCCAAAGAATCGGCGCAGATTGCATCCTCTGTTGAACAAGTCGCACAGGGAGCCGAGCGTCAGACGGTCAGTACGGAAGAAAATTTGCAGGCGATGGAAGAAGTCGCTATAGGCGTACAACGCATGGCAGACAAGGCTTCCAGCATTTCCGAGTCGGCACTGTATTCACGTAAACAGGCAGAAACCGGAGGTGAAGCGGTGCAACTTACCGTTCAGCAGATGTCTACGATTGAATCCTCTGTTATCAGAACGGATGAAGTTATTCGTCTGCTGGAAGGGAAGTCGGCACAGATTAGCCAGATGGTTTCCACCATTCATGAGATTGCAAATCAGACGAATCTGCTCGCCCTCAATGCATCCATTGAAGCGGCAAGAGCCGGGGAACATGGTCGGGGATTCGCTGTAGTATCTACCGAGGTACGTAAACTTGCTGAACAAGCAGGCGATTCTTCAGATCGTATTGAACAACTGGTCGAAGCCATGGAACAAGATATGAAGCAATCCCTTTCGGCGATGTCGAGAGTGAAAGACGACGTGCAGGAAGGGTTGCGCTTGACCCGGGAAACGGAACAAAACTTTAGTCTGATCCGGGATACGAACCTTCATATGGCTACCGAGATTGAAGACATGGCGGCAACGAGTGAAGAGATGTCCGCAGGCGTGGAGCAGATTGTGGCTTCCGTACATGAGATCGCTCGCCATGCACAGACGGCCAGTAACCATTCACAACAGGCAGCGGGTTCAGTGCACGAACAGCTTAAGTCGGTAGAGCAGATCAAAGCATCTGCGGCTATCTTGTCCGATGTATCCTCAGAGCTGCAGACCTCACTTAGTCCTTTTAAGATTTAA
- a CDS encoding Vat family streptogramin A O-acetyltransferase produces MAPDKTKLFPNENIRSVCYIQNLPPRSNVDIGDYTYYSDNTNPPEQFYDRIQHHYDFIGDRLVIGKFCAIAEGVTFIMNGANHRMEGMTTYPFNIFGGGWERVTPTLEQLPYKGDTILGNDVWLGQNVTIMPGITIGDGAIVASNSTVVKDIEPYTIVGGNPAKTVKKRFDEETIALLLELKWWDQDEEWLDTHLDRLVSTYDLEILRGLLNSK; encoded by the coding sequence ATGGCTCCTGATAAAACAAAACTTTTCCCAAATGAGAATATCCGCAGCGTATGTTACATTCAAAACCTGCCGCCACGTTCCAATGTGGACATCGGTGATTATACGTATTATAGCGATAACACCAATCCGCCAGAGCAATTCTATGACCGGATACAACATCATTATGACTTTATTGGTGATCGCCTGGTTATTGGCAAGTTCTGTGCAATTGCGGAAGGTGTGACATTCATTATGAATGGCGCGAATCATCGGATGGAGGGCATGACGACGTATCCTTTTAACATTTTCGGTGGAGGATGGGAGCGCGTGACACCTACACTCGAGCAGCTTCCATATAAGGGTGATACGATACTGGGGAACGATGTATGGCTTGGACAGAATGTGACGATCATGCCTGGTATCACGATTGGAGACGGGGCAATCGTTGCCTCCAATTCAACCGTTGTGAAGGACATTGAACCCTATACCATTGTTGGTGGTAATCCAGCCAAGACTGTTAAAAAGCGTTTTGATGAAGAAACGATTGCACTGCTGCTGGAACTAAAGTGGTGGGATCAGGATGAAGAATGGCTGGATACGCATTTGGATCGTCTGGTCTCTACATATGATCTAGAGATATTACGCGGACTTTTGAACAGCAAGTAG
- a CDS encoding cold-shock protein, whose product MQTGTVKWFNADKGFGFIETEEGTDVFVHFSAIQGEGYKSLDEGQRVQFEVTQGNRGPQAENVTKL is encoded by the coding sequence ATGCAAACAGGTACAGTGAAATGGTTCAACGCGGATAAAGGATTCGGCTTTATCGAAACTGAAGAAGGAACAGACGTATTCGTTCATTTCAGTGCAATTCAAGGTGAAGGTTACAAATCATTGGACGAGGGACAACGCGTTCAATTTGAAGTAACTCAAGGTAACCGTGGACCACAAGCTGAGAACGTTACTAAACTTTAA
- a CDS encoding substrate-binding domain-containing protein, with protein sequence MTDNQFNRNDTYEGKGLSVRTFWKKIAANFPGIRKHRLLTLTVASFCLLISSACGLSSPEARVLPSRIALITPAGTGELAEAIRLGAEAAAKESGAELMTVEAYPSDGHVYTPTIPDSVGSQMKVKQANPNSQTLSRSVREQAQVDAAALALKQGASALMVDPLSEKALSDIIQEAQTSNSDGIIVPVIVLNDEFPVKGITSIISMDNVEAGRQAGQAMAELLEGRGRVALLGPDPVNSGLIQREQGVMEVLVQYPNIQVETKSICNTRDGCWQTAKQLLDQQKLDGFITLQEPASLGAADELNRRKSADKVRIVGFGSEQQQLEQLQEGVFDHLIVQNGYSAGYLGLNQAVARLNNQQVQARVLLETKLVSTDNMFWMDNQKLLFPFVQ encoded by the coding sequence ATGACAGACAACCAATTTAATAGGAACGATACCTATGAAGGTAAAGGATTGAGTGTACGTACATTTTGGAAAAAAATTGCTGCAAACTTCCCTGGAATTCGGAAACATCGGTTATTAACTCTGACAGTTGCAAGCTTCTGTCTGCTTATAAGCAGTGCCTGTGGCCTTTCGAGTCCGGAGGCTAGGGTATTACCATCACGTATTGCGCTGATTACACCAGCTGGAACTGGCGAACTTGCGGAAGCCATCCGGCTTGGTGCCGAAGCGGCTGCCAAAGAGAGTGGGGCAGAGCTGATGACCGTGGAAGCATACCCTTCCGATGGTCATGTGTACACGCCTACCATTCCGGATTCCGTGGGTAGTCAGATGAAGGTCAAACAGGCAAATCCGAACAGCCAAACGTTGTCTCGCAGTGTGCGAGAGCAGGCACAGGTGGATGCCGCCGCATTGGCTCTGAAGCAGGGTGCATCGGCTCTAATGGTTGATCCCCTGAGTGAGAAGGCACTTAGCGATATCATTCAGGAGGCACAGACATCGAATTCCGATGGAATCATCGTTCCTGTCATTGTGCTTAACGATGAATTTCCCGTGAAAGGCATAACCAGTATCATCTCCATGGATAATGTCGAGGCAGGCAGACAGGCGGGTCAGGCCATGGCAGAGCTGTTGGAAGGGCGAGGGCGTGTTGCTTTATTGGGTCCAGATCCCGTTAATTCCGGTCTGATTCAGAGAGAGCAGGGGGTTATGGAAGTCCTGGTGCAGTATCCTAATATTCAAGTGGAAACCAAATCGATATGTAATACACGGGATGGATGTTGGCAGACTGCGAAGCAATTGCTGGATCAGCAGAAGTTGGATGGCTTCATTACTCTTCAGGAACCGGCTTCTCTGGGAGCAGCCGATGAACTGAATCGACGCAAATCGGCGGACAAGGTAAGGATTGTTGGATTCGGCAGTGAACAACAGCAACTGGAGCAATTGCAAGAAGGGGTCTTTGATCATCTTATCGTTCAGAATGGATATAGCGCAGGTTATCTGGGATTGAATCAAGCCGTTGCGCGGCTGAACAATCAACAGGTGCAAGCGAGAGTTCTACTTGAGACGAAGCTGGTTAGTACAGACAATATGTTCTGGATGGATAACCAGAAGCTGTTGTTTCCTTTTGTACAATGA